The following are encoded together in the Tatumella ptyseos genome:
- a CDS encoding FecCD family ABC transporter permease yields MKKRPLLIFCLLLIAVGLVMLCALCRGALPLSLHELWQILIGNGPAGLRLVVVEWRLPRVLIALVCGAALGISGVIFQSILRNPLGSPDVLGLNAGAFSGVLVVMLLWPSNLFAMTLASLVSAALTGAAIYLLAWRQGITPYRLILIGIGIRALLMSFNGWVMTSTSLSTAMSAGLWSAGSLNGVNWQSVSMVFPAVVVALLGVAMLAKRMRLMEMGDELACALGIRTERTRLGLLFLATLLTAVPTAVIGPVSFVALVAPQIARRLAKSPSGVLWNTALCGSLLLLAADYLAQHAFLPYQLPVGVITVSVGGIYLLSLLVREARRT; encoded by the coding sequence ATGAAAAAGCGGCCACTATTGATATTCTGCTTGTTATTGATCGCTGTCGGATTAGTGATGCTATGCGCATTGTGTCGCGGGGCACTTCCGCTATCGCTCCACGAACTATGGCAAATCCTAATCGGTAACGGCCCTGCAGGCTTACGGTTAGTCGTCGTCGAATGGCGGCTACCGCGTGTACTGATTGCGTTAGTCTGTGGTGCAGCGCTTGGCATAAGTGGTGTAATTTTCCAATCCATTTTACGCAATCCACTGGGTAGTCCCGATGTATTAGGCCTCAATGCAGGAGCCTTTTCGGGGGTTCTTGTCGTTATGCTGCTGTGGCCCAGTAACCTCTTTGCCATGACACTGGCCTCGCTAGTGAGTGCCGCCTTAACCGGGGCCGCTATCTATCTACTGGCTTGGCGGCAAGGTATTACCCCTTACCGATTGATTTTGATAGGTATTGGAATCCGTGCATTACTGATGTCATTTAACGGTTGGGTAATGACGTCAACCTCCTTAAGTACCGCAATGAGTGCCGGATTATGGAGTGCCGGGTCGTTAAATGGTGTCAATTGGCAAAGTGTCTCCATGGTTTTTCCGGCGGTAGTGGTTGCCCTACTTGGTGTCGCGATGCTAGCGAAACGGATGCGACTGATGGAAATGGGTGATGAGTTAGCCTGTGCACTAGGTATACGCACTGAGCGAACTCGGTTAGGACTTCTATTTCTCGCCACATTACTGACGGCTGTGCCTACCGCTGTTATTGGTCCGGTATCCTTTGTCGCGCTAGTAGCCCCACAAATTGCACGGCGCTTGGCTAAGAGTCCTTCGGGCGTGTTATGGAATACAGCATTATGTGGCAGTCTGTTATTACTCGCCGCCGATTATCTGGCTCAACATGCTTTCTTGCCCTATCAACTCCCGGTAGGCGTGATTACCGTCAGTGTGGGTGGTATTTATCTATTGTCACTTTTGGTTAGAGAGGCCAGACGTACATGA
- a CDS encoding ABC transporter ATP-binding protein: protein MSVSSSRLAASDLTLAYDNKTVAEQLSVTIPDGEFTVIIGPNACGKSTLLKALSRVIKPVVGQVILDGKVIHQSPAKEVARQLGLLPQNSLTPTGITVADLVGRGRYPHQSLFGGWRTEDSQAVAEAMAATNIEHLSDRPVEQLSGGQRQRVWIAMVLAQQTPLLLLDEPTTWLDITHQIELMELLRELNQRHGRTLVVVLHELNQACRYASHLIAMRAGAIIAEGRPSEIITAELIEQVYGLKAVIIPDPIAGTPMIVPVGK from the coding sequence ATGAGTGTATCTTCTTCCCGTCTTGCAGCCAGTGACCTGACATTGGCTTATGATAACAAAACGGTCGCAGAGCAATTATCGGTGACTATTCCCGATGGCGAATTCACCGTCATTATCGGACCTAATGCCTGTGGTAAATCGACGTTATTGAAAGCACTTAGTCGAGTGATAAAACCGGTAGTAGGCCAAGTGATTCTCGATGGAAAAGTCATCCACCAGTCCCCAGCAAAAGAGGTTGCCCGGCAACTCGGTTTGCTTCCCCAAAATAGTCTCACTCCGACAGGGATTACCGTTGCTGACTTAGTGGGGCGTGGACGTTATCCCCATCAGTCACTGTTCGGCGGATGGCGCACCGAAGATAGCCAAGCCGTGGCGGAAGCCATGGCGGCGACCAATATCGAACACTTGTCGGATCGTCCGGTTGAGCAGCTTTCTGGTGGACAGAGGCAGCGTGTCTGGATAGCCATGGTATTAGCGCAACAAACCCCGCTCTTACTCCTTGATGAACCGACGACCTGGCTAGATATCACGCATCAAATTGAGCTAATGGAGCTTTTGCGCGAACTTAATCAGCGCCATGGCCGAACATTAGTGGTAGTACTGCATGAGTTAAACCAGGCTTGTCGCTATGCCAGCCATCTGATTGCGATGCGTGCAGGGGCGATTATTGCAGAAGGCAGGCCAAGTGAGATTATCACCGCAGAGTTGATTGAACAGGTCTATGGATTAAAGGCGGTGATCATTCCCGATCCGATTGCCGGTACGCCAATGATCGTGCCAGTCGGAAAGTGA